The following coding sequences are from one Mycobacterium bourgelatii window:
- a CDS encoding DEAD/DEAH box helicase, translating into MIEKKLTHQLLESGELVLTTAERTALSLPEHSTTITIEVEDETCGVQWSGRSRKLYGDQFAERLQDYGQVGGLLRLRRVDQHYRLTLLPPGTTIQPPTGVFPREVLPKTDAGKKAARRRATVDRQFHADTEYDWSLSPDNRRTVGFLTEASKLLGEQLKAAGFDELELVELRLQGEELATLDNFEELLAVDVANVDRMPHQEAVARHALSRLRGRAVLADEVGLGKTIEAGLAVKELTLRGLAKRVLVLCPAPLRDQWREEMDHKFDLPFQVAYRGHEIQKQDKLILSLQLATSNIDKLTARPWDIVILDEAHRAAGSGARKRRELITALTTACRYAFFLTATPVQNDLLELYRLIELLRPGTFTSVSTFKRQYMSSGDPRRPNDPAALRRLISSAMIRTTRAQAGVDRVVRRPVDVPIDLGSRERELYALCTDLLRNVMRDSGDTMRRRSLALRLTASPFSMGTTALRMAERHTNERVRKALNEIGHLAMDIQGSARENAALQITRDWIREHGRVLIFTQHTDTVTGLLRRISAEGLRATAFHGSMSAGERAATIAAFKSGEAPIMISTDAGAEGQNLQFCNCVLNYDLPWNPMRIEQRIGRVDRLTQPRDEVFVANLYARSTVDESVYRLLAEKLRMFELLFGQVTTILGELDDSNSATFESRVLEALFAPDDTRMQSLLSQLGTELIDARKRASTLIAADSGLSSWMASAAEHRKGLTKAGSTELAPEVAERARIRQRKVQAWVRRVLKALDAQVIHDTGDGEGAFLTVQFDEELAEELGGRTLLHIAFDRIGMEHHPDAELCAVGSPVFDELLGLLRVRGDMHATIPVIPDDPGPTPFRHSPSTTLAQRRLIPSGTWSGNATFRATIGEAETSEHIITAELGAHNEVRLPRRPLQDGECLPSAFGDPSEIVAAFQRAATEQLEQRRHERTEQILRERNIELDRIRKGYNAQIAEASYEDQTRLQRALASEEQRLGRAPDVRARAKMLAVILDEDDWLVEEVWTGPGGAEGTLTYEWGLTEPPLVESDASGEPINVLALCSDAHWIDETEATHCDSCEYDRCAACGADAIFADCPLCGSSVCGSCRAEAGGLCLRCNWPDRAPERDTRFAIAWRLHDDTTLLVGERFAELVRPDGSSRQLIVRDEDVADQHRARLRSYALRNDLSPDSGLVFHDHTERTVSPNQDTLLLRSLSTVAVELGVEHGAGSALDCDAIDDIPDYDAPTVSGEGALKLTGLLEKLRAEVAPPSPPAVVVTRRSKFTDICLEADRLIGRVSVVGDDDMLQILDESVAQLNWRDPSPEDEVLAVARFAGLQISVERRNDAVVVRAQDEAEGNFSEQWIALPDGASAKDQFAWFDILRSSGTPGGRVGQRQHEPQAMAEPFPTPSECQLVDRTIKPVAEITPANDRLDLVPAQPASLAAVGVRQHLARGFVVNAMPTELGRALMARIQLIFTAVVQNGFEVHETWHGHGTATHTYRTFDGYPVAPMLDDIASRQGDFGVCRDGHFYAAGASALCESCNTWACPACDEIGNRASVSCSQCSASVCRRCVSIEHAVPEVPCTLCNDAACPGCGRDPQVQPCRICARDMCGDCRVGLLCPACDELAPATDEQLYDLPTELAVQGATVLVGFDANATTVLVNRGNAIEQAVLHNGAIQRWVVLGRNTIDDAYKLQLAASRHLGVQVKPVVKALDAEVPIDVPHFLVQSQRYFYASWSVDEVGVRGRHARWFPIADDDITRLIAEDFAPIANPPEAIDAVPREVRNLIHRAQNPQVFDLVLQWNRLGHDIAIAEYGIIDRTLTEASTSERVVRWEKSDQDLSWVAEAWNPSPRLRVYAATNFAEAAIVSIATLFALGVRTNESLKWYVVSDSPQAPLATTLARWLGLEDADEVDDFVDPNAVRISTVLNATSVSVDLHPEGSTKYAPRQSLQGATAKALRAWMPTAQVRVPELWTLPPKLRALLQQRVKRSGPRTSLTIGVRVEQLVSVEGGRPWRHEARLMPGNTDGRQVSYTTQVPLDSGIIDREGHFGPEGGQCPYCHARVCDACVDRLVGCDCCSAAICKQCVRQERQALWLCPACYAMRPPTRREARQHGRIFLTRGMLIGVDQLHEVVVERAQKQWARQAEGGLKAPLLNSSLIEFLNERLEATAD; encoded by the coding sequence ATGATTGAAAAAAAGCTAACTCATCAGCTCCTGGAGTCGGGTGAGCTCGTGCTGACAACCGCCGAGCGCACGGCCCTCAGCTTGCCCGAGCACAGCACGACAATCACGATTGAGGTTGAGGACGAAACCTGCGGCGTTCAATGGAGCGGACGCAGCCGAAAGCTCTACGGCGACCAATTCGCCGAACGCCTACAGGATTACGGCCAAGTTGGTGGTCTGCTCCGCCTGCGCCGAGTTGATCAGCATTACCGCCTGACGCTGCTCCCGCCTGGGACGACCATTCAGCCCCCGACGGGGGTATTTCCTCGCGAAGTGCTGCCAAAGACTGACGCTGGAAAGAAGGCAGCTCGCCGGCGGGCAACTGTGGACCGACAATTCCACGCAGACACGGAATATGACTGGAGCCTTTCACCGGATAACAGAAGAACCGTCGGCTTCCTCACCGAGGCCAGCAAGCTACTCGGCGAGCAACTCAAGGCAGCCGGATTCGACGAACTAGAACTCGTAGAACTGCGTCTGCAGGGCGAAGAGCTTGCGACCCTCGACAACTTCGAGGAACTCCTCGCTGTGGACGTCGCCAACGTCGATCGCATGCCACACCAAGAAGCCGTTGCGAGACATGCGCTTTCAAGACTGCGCGGCCGTGCCGTATTGGCGGATGAGGTCGGCCTCGGAAAAACCATCGAGGCAGGCCTTGCCGTCAAGGAACTAACTCTGCGCGGACTCGCCAAGCGAGTCCTCGTGTTATGTCCAGCGCCGCTGCGTGATCAGTGGCGAGAGGAGATGGACCACAAGTTCGATCTCCCTTTTCAAGTGGCCTACCGCGGGCATGAGATCCAGAAACAGGACAAACTAATCCTCAGCCTGCAATTGGCCACTAGCAACATCGACAAGCTCACCGCTCGACCGTGGGACATCGTAATCCTCGATGAGGCACACCGCGCCGCAGGATCGGGCGCCCGGAAGAGGCGTGAACTCATCACCGCGTTGACTACCGCCTGCCGGTATGCGTTCTTCCTGACCGCCACACCGGTCCAGAACGACCTGCTGGAGCTCTATCGCCTCATCGAGTTGCTGAGGCCAGGGACATTCACTTCGGTAAGTACATTCAAACGCCAGTACATGAGCAGCGGTGACCCTCGACGGCCGAATGATCCTGCAGCGCTTCGTCGCTTGATCAGTAGCGCGATGATACGCACGACCAGGGCTCAAGCCGGCGTGGACCGGGTGGTACGTCGTCCGGTAGACGTGCCGATCGACCTCGGCTCACGCGAGCGTGAACTCTACGCGTTGTGCACCGATCTGCTTCGAAACGTGATGCGCGATTCGGGTGACACCATGCGCCGGCGCAGTCTTGCGTTGCGGCTGACGGCCAGCCCGTTTTCGATGGGGACCACAGCATTGCGCATGGCCGAGCGACACACCAACGAGCGGGTCCGCAAGGCATTGAATGAGATTGGCCACCTTGCGATGGACATCCAGGGTTCCGCGCGTGAAAACGCTGCTCTGCAAATCACGCGTGACTGGATTCGCGAGCACGGACGAGTCCTCATTTTCACTCAGCACACCGATACAGTTACCGGTCTGTTGCGTCGCATCAGTGCCGAGGGCCTTCGAGCGACCGCATTCCATGGATCGATGTCCGCCGGCGAACGGGCCGCGACTATCGCTGCGTTCAAGTCGGGCGAGGCACCCATTATGATCTCGACTGACGCCGGAGCCGAAGGGCAAAACCTCCAGTTCTGCAATTGTGTACTCAATTACGACCTTCCGTGGAACCCGATGCGGATCGAGCAACGCATCGGCCGGGTGGACCGTTTGACGCAACCCAGAGACGAAGTCTTTGTCGCCAACTTGTACGCGCGGAGCACAGTCGACGAAAGCGTATATCGGCTTCTGGCGGAGAAGCTTCGGATGTTCGAGCTCCTGTTCGGACAAGTGACCACCATCCTGGGTGAACTCGACGACTCAAATTCAGCCACATTCGAATCGCGGGTCCTGGAAGCCTTGTTCGCCCCAGACGACACCCGGATGCAGAGCTTGCTGTCTCAGCTCGGCACCGAACTTATCGACGCGCGCAAGCGTGCCTCGACCCTCATTGCCGCCGACTCCGGTCTTAGCAGCTGGATGGCTTCGGCCGCAGAGCATCGCAAGGGACTGACCAAGGCAGGTTCCACCGAACTCGCACCTGAGGTTGCCGAACGTGCACGCATACGACAGCGAAAAGTGCAGGCCTGGGTTCGACGAGTTCTGAAAGCACTTGATGCACAGGTAATCCATGACACCGGAGATGGCGAAGGCGCCTTCCTAACCGTCCAGTTCGACGAGGAGCTTGCCGAAGAACTTGGCGGGCGCACATTGCTGCACATAGCTTTTGATCGCATTGGCATGGAACATCATCCCGATGCGGAGCTATGCGCTGTCGGATCTCCCGTATTCGATGAACTGCTCGGACTCCTCCGGGTCCGGGGCGACATGCACGCGACCATCCCAGTCATTCCGGACGACCCTGGACCCACTCCGTTTCGGCACTCACCGAGCACCACCCTTGCTCAGCGAAGGCTCATTCCCAGTGGCACGTGGAGCGGAAATGCGACATTCCGGGCCACCATCGGCGAGGCCGAGACTTCGGAACACATCATTACGGCGGAGCTTGGAGCCCATAACGAAGTTCGGTTGCCCCGGCGCCCGCTCCAGGACGGCGAGTGCCTACCATCGGCTTTCGGTGATCCCTCTGAGATTGTCGCCGCCTTCCAGCGCGCGGCGACCGAACAACTTGAACAGCGACGGCATGAACGCACCGAACAGATCTTGCGTGAGCGGAACATTGAACTTGATCGAATTCGTAAGGGCTACAACGCACAAATCGCCGAGGCTTCATACGAAGATCAGACCCGACTGCAGCGAGCGCTAGCCTCGGAAGAGCAGCGACTCGGTCGAGCACCCGATGTTCGAGCCCGGGCCAAGATGCTCGCTGTCATCCTTGATGAGGATGATTGGCTGGTCGAAGAGGTTTGGACGGGACCTGGCGGAGCCGAAGGAACTCTGACCTACGAATGGGGCCTGACCGAGCCACCACTCGTCGAAAGTGATGCCTCCGGTGAGCCCATCAACGTGCTCGCTCTTTGTTCCGATGCCCACTGGATCGACGAAACCGAAGCCACCCATTGCGACTCGTGTGAATATGACCGCTGCGCCGCGTGCGGGGCGGACGCCATCTTCGCGGACTGTCCGCTGTGCGGCTCATCGGTCTGCGGCTCGTGTAGGGCAGAGGCTGGCGGGCTATGTCTGCGGTGCAATTGGCCGGACCGGGCACCAGAACGTGACACCAGGTTTGCGATTGCCTGGCGCTTGCACGACGACACGACACTGCTAGTAGGCGAGCGCTTCGCTGAGCTAGTACGCCCCGACGGTTCTAGTCGCCAACTGATCGTGCGCGATGAGGATGTCGCCGACCAGCATCGAGCGCGATTGCGCTCGTATGCATTACGCAATGATCTATCCCCTGACAGTGGATTGGTCTTTCACGACCACACTGAACGGACGGTTTCCCCAAATCAAGACACGCTGTTGTTGCGGAGCCTTAGCACTGTCGCGGTCGAACTCGGGGTCGAACACGGCGCCGGGTCCGCTCTCGACTGTGACGCCATTGACGACATACCTGATTACGATGCGCCCACAGTGAGCGGTGAAGGTGCTCTGAAATTGACCGGGCTTCTTGAGAAACTTCGCGCCGAAGTCGCTCCCCCATCGCCGCCGGCCGTGGTGGTAACCCGTCGCTCCAAGTTCACCGATATCTGCCTTGAGGCGGACCGTCTGATCGGACGTGTGAGTGTCGTAGGTGACGACGACATGTTGCAGATACTGGACGAGTCTGTTGCGCAGTTAAATTGGCGAGACCCGTCACCGGAGGACGAAGTACTGGCGGTGGCACGTTTCGCGGGCTTGCAAATCTCGGTAGAACGCAGAAACGATGCGGTTGTGGTGCGAGCTCAGGACGAAGCGGAGGGGAACTTTTCTGAGCAGTGGATTGCTCTTCCCGACGGGGCATCAGCAAAGGACCAGTTTGCCTGGTTCGACATCCTGCGCTCAAGCGGTACACCGGGCGGAAGAGTGGGCCAACGTCAGCACGAACCGCAGGCAATGGCTGAGCCGTTTCCAACACCGTCCGAGTGTCAACTCGTCGACAGGACGATCAAGCCAGTTGCTGAGATTACCCCCGCGAATGACCGGTTGGACCTGGTCCCTGCGCAACCAGCATCATTGGCCGCGGTAGGCGTACGTCAGCACCTAGCGCGTGGATTCGTGGTCAACGCGATGCCAACAGAGTTGGGCCGAGCCCTAATGGCACGAATCCAGCTGATATTCACGGCAGTCGTCCAGAATGGCTTCGAAGTCCATGAGACGTGGCATGGTCACGGAACTGCGACGCATACCTATCGCACTTTTGACGGCTATCCAGTCGCTCCGATGCTCGACGACATCGCCAGCCGCCAAGGGGATTTCGGGGTCTGCCGTGACGGGCACTTCTACGCAGCAGGCGCGTCGGCATTGTGTGAATCCTGCAATACCTGGGCGTGTCCCGCGTGCGACGAAATCGGTAATCGCGCATCGGTGTCTTGTTCGCAATGTTCCGCATCGGTGTGCCGGCGGTGTGTATCCATTGAGCACGCAGTGCCGGAAGTTCCATGCACGCTTTGCAACGATGCAGCATGTCCCGGCTGCGGCCGCGACCCCCAGGTGCAGCCTTGCCGCATCTGCGCCCGCGACATGTGCGGCGACTGCCGCGTCGGTCTATTGTGCCCGGCATGCGATGAGTTGGCTCCTGCCACTGATGAGCAGTTATACGATCTCCCAACGGAACTCGCGGTGCAGGGAGCCACGGTCCTCGTAGGTTTCGATGCAAATGCAACGACAGTTCTCGTCAACCGAGGCAACGCGATCGAACAAGCAGTCCTTCACAATGGCGCTATCCAGCGGTGGGTCGTACTCGGTAGAAACACGATCGACGATGCGTACAAGCTGCAGCTGGCCGCCTCCCGGCATCTCGGAGTGCAAGTCAAACCAGTCGTCAAAGCCCTCGACGCTGAGGTACCTATCGATGTGCCGCACTTTCTGGTGCAGTCGCAACGGTACTTCTACGCTTCCTGGTCGGTCGACGAAGTCGGCGTACGTGGACGGCACGCACGCTGGTTCCCCATTGCCGACGATGACATCACACGGTTGATTGCAGAGGATTTCGCGCCGATAGCCAATCCGCCTGAGGCCATCGACGCAGTGCCGAGGGAAGTGAGAAACCTAATTCACCGCGCGCAGAATCCCCAAGTCTTCGACTTGGTGCTGCAATGGAATCGCCTCGGACATGACATCGCGATCGCCGAGTATGGAATCATCGACCGCACGCTGACCGAGGCCAGCACCAGCGAAAGAGTAGTGAGATGGGAGAAGTCCGACCAGGACTTGTCCTGGGTAGCCGAAGCGTGGAATCCATCGCCGCGCCTGCGCGTCTATGCCGCGACCAACTTCGCCGAAGCCGCAATCGTGAGTATTGCAACATTGTTCGCACTAGGCGTTCGTACGAACGAAAGCCTGAAGTGGTACGTAGTTTCGGATTCGCCGCAGGCTCCGCTAGCTACCACCTTGGCCCGCTGGCTCGGTCTTGAAGATGCTGATGAGGTCGATGATTTTGTCGATCCCAACGCTGTCAGGATCTCAACGGTCCTTAATGCGACTAGCGTCTCCGTCGACTTACACCCAGAAGGCTCTACCAAATACGCCCCCCGTCAGAGCTTGCAAGGCGCGACGGCCAAGGCGTTAAGAGCATGGATGCCGACAGCACAAGTGCGAGTGCCGGAGCTCTGGACACTACCTCCGAAGCTTAGGGCGTTGCTGCAGCAACGAGTGAAGAGGTCTGGGCCTCGAACGTCGCTAACGATCGGCGTCCGGGTCGAACAACTGGTAAGCGTTGAAGGTGGTCGTCCATGGCGACACGAGGCACGCTTGATGCCCGGCAATACGGACGGGCGGCAGGTCAGCTATACCACCCAAGTGCCACTCGACAGCGGCATCATCGACCGGGAGGGGCACTTCGGCCCTGAGGGGGGGCAGTGCCCCTACTGTCATGCACGGGTCTGTGACGCTTGCGTCGACCGCCTGGTTGGGTGCGACTGTTGCTCCGCCGCAATTTGCAAACAATGTGTTCGCCAGGAACGTCAGGCCCTGTGGTTGTGCCCTGCGTGTTATGCCATGCGCCCGCCAACTCGCCGCGAGGCCCGTCAGCACGGACGAATTTTCTTGACGCGGGGGATGCTCATCGGAGTAGATCAGTTGCACGAGGTTGTCGTCGAACGGGCGCAGAAACAGTGGGCCCGCCAGGCTGAGGGTGGCCTGAAGGCGCCGCTTTTGAACTCGTCACTCATCGAGTTCCTGAATGAGCGCTTAGAGGCAACGGCGGATTAG
- a CDS encoding metallophosphoesterase encodes MNRSQQGYDIIGDVHGCAAELEALLNTLGYKRDHAGGPFRHLYRTAIFVGDLIDRGPEQLRVLETVKAMVDAGSAQMVLGNHEFNALAYDTEWPPGSGKYLRPHDDPSDPKSAKNERQHAEFLNQVTGEDRKYYLAWFWSLPLWLDLGELRVVHACWHSSSIAIVTEELGGDRFATEEELVRASTKGDPLYTAVETLLKGPEVSLTDHGQEPYVDKDDVERDSARVRWWHDGPVTLREIAEMGGKFRTANGAPYPPLPDTPLSSAHQPHLYTEQIPVFYGHYWRQGPPTHRRDWTDFTACVDFSAVKGGALTAYRWSGEARIDRDHFVSVPRQSQPTDA; translated from the coding sequence ATGAACCGTTCGCAACAAGGCTACGACATCATCGGCGACGTGCACGGGTGTGCAGCAGAACTGGAAGCTCTGCTGAATACGTTGGGCTACAAGCGGGACCACGCCGGTGGCCCTTTCCGGCATCTATACCGGACAGCGATCTTTGTCGGTGATCTGATCGACCGCGGACCCGAGCAACTTCGAGTCCTTGAAACGGTGAAGGCCATGGTCGATGCCGGCAGCGCCCAGATGGTTTTGGGCAACCACGAGTTCAACGCACTGGCCTACGACACCGAGTGGCCCCCGGGATCAGGGAAATACCTTCGCCCCCACGATGATCCGAGCGACCCCAAGTCAGCCAAGAACGAGCGTCAACACGCAGAATTCCTCAATCAAGTCACCGGGGAGGACCGCAAGTACTACCTGGCATGGTTCTGGTCACTGCCGCTGTGGCTGGATCTTGGTGAACTTCGGGTGGTACATGCGTGCTGGCATAGCAGTTCGATTGCCATTGTCACCGAGGAACTTGGCGGCGACCGATTCGCTACCGAGGAAGAGCTGGTGCGCGCATCCACCAAGGGCGACCCGCTTTACACAGCGGTGGAAACGCTGCTGAAGGGGCCCGAAGTGAGCCTGACCGACCACGGTCAGGAACCCTACGTCGACAAGGACGACGTAGAGCGCGACAGTGCCCGGGTGCGGTGGTGGCACGACGGACCCGTGACATTGCGCGAGATTGCCGAGATGGGCGGGAAATTCCGCACCGCCAACGGCGCGCCGTATCCGCCGTTGCCAGACACTCCACTTTCCTCGGCGCACCAACCGCACCTCTACACCGAACAAATCCCGGTGTTCTACGGCCACTACTGGCGTCAGGGGCCGCCTACGCACCGACGAGACTGGACGGACTTCACCGCGTGTGTCGACTTCAGCGCTGTCAAGGGTGGCGCGTTGACCGCCTATCGATGGTCCGGTGAGGCGCGTATCGATCGGGATCACTTCGTGTCGGTCCCACGTCAGAGCCAGCCGAC